The Bernardetia litoralis DSM 6794 genome includes a window with the following:
- a CDS encoding polynucleotide kinase-phosphatase, with the protein MNNSNNTLKIPEISLVLLVGASSSGKSTFAKNHFLSTEVISSDNCRALISDDENNLSVTKEAFEVVHFLAKKRLELGKLVVIDALNIRKEDRQKLVQLAKDNYALAVAIVLDNPIKILLERHENRTDRNFPKGVIDKQYNDYKQSLKSLKFEGFNYIHRINPREEYTILRQKLWNNKQEEKGTFDIIGDIHGCFDELVELLEKLDYKVERIETGNYSVTHSENRKVIFLGDLTDRGNKSPKVLRLVMDMVNDKKAFCVCGNHDDKLKKYLLGKNVNLNHGLEKTVLQLDDIEKEDIGKNTDSFKNEVKLFLSSLISHYVLDGGKLVVVHAGLPENMHGRASASVRAFCLFGETTGEIDEFGLPVRYNWAKNYRGKATVVYGHTPVPNAEWLNNTINVDTGCVFGGKLTALRYPEKELVSVESKEIYEIPAKPLEVELEELNGNNISDYNTNILSIQQQQDDVLNIESILGKYIVQTQNFGKVIIREQNSVAALEVMSRFAANPKWLIHLPPTMSPPEASKEVGFLEHPKEVFDYYHKKGIRKVVCQEKHMGSRALAIVCKNDEVAISHFGLSKPAKGIIYTRTGRHFFNDESHENAFLDEIHNALTKSNFWERHDTEWVCLDGELLPWSAKAKELIIRQYAAVGSAASLGISGAIDALKRAKKRGLEVDSIEKTFETRQNQIQKYIESYRNYCRETNGIEGLVFAPFHILATNNSTYFDKSHDWHLNEIGAFCKENPTYLQVTNHLFVDLDNDEEKQKAIDWWLSLTQKGGEGMVVKPIDYLNKYKGKLIQPAIKCRGSEYLRIIYGAEYDTAENLEQLKNRFIKKKRELAIDELSLGIESLERFIKKEPLRNIHQCVFGILALESEGVDPRL; encoded by the coding sequence ATGAATAATTCAAATAATACATTAAAAATCCCTGAAATTTCCTTGGTTTTACTTGTTGGAGCAAGTAGTTCTGGAAAATCTACTTTTGCTAAAAATCATTTTTTATCAACTGAAGTCATTTCATCAGACAACTGTCGTGCTTTGATTTCAGATGATGAAAATAATTTATCTGTTACAAAAGAAGCCTTTGAAGTTGTACATTTTTTGGCAAAGAAAAGATTAGAATTAGGAAAATTAGTTGTTATTGATGCGCTCAATATTCGCAAAGAAGACCGTCAAAAACTCGTTCAACTTGCAAAGGATAATTATGCACTTGCTGTGGCTATTGTCTTGGATAATCCTATCAAAATTCTTTTAGAAAGACATGAAAACCGAACAGATAGAAATTTCCCAAAAGGAGTAATTGATAAACAATACAATGATTATAAACAATCTTTAAAATCACTGAAATTTGAAGGATTTAATTATATTCACAGAATAAACCCAAGAGAAGAATATACTATTTTAAGACAGAAACTATGGAATAATAAGCAGGAAGAAAAAGGAACATTTGATATAATTGGAGATATTCACGGTTGTTTTGATGAGCTTGTAGAGCTTCTTGAAAAGCTAGATTATAAAGTAGAACGAATAGAAACAGGAAATTATTCAGTAACTCATTCAGAAAATAGAAAAGTTATTTTTTTAGGAGATTTGACTGATAGAGGAAATAAATCACCTAAGGTTTTGCGTCTTGTAATGGATATGGTAAACGACAAAAAAGCATTTTGTGTCTGTGGAAATCATGATGATAAACTCAAAAAATATCTTTTAGGAAAAAATGTAAATCTAAATCACGGACTAGAAAAGACAGTTTTACAATTAGATGACATAGAGAAAGAAGATATAGGAAAAAATACAGACAGTTTTAAAAATGAAGTAAAATTATTTCTTTCTTCTCTCATTTCGCATTATGTTTTGGATGGTGGAAAACTGGTTGTTGTTCACGCTGGTTTGCCTGAAAATATGCACGGACGTGCGTCTGCTTCAGTGCGTGCTTTTTGTTTATTTGGTGAAACAACAGGGGAAATTGATGAGTTTGGCTTACCAGTTCGTTATAATTGGGCAAAAAATTATCGTGGAAAGGCAACTGTTGTCTATGGACATACACCTGTTCCGAACGCTGAATGGCTCAATAATACAATTAATGTTGATACAGGTTGTGTTTTTGGTGGAAAACTAACAGCTTTGCGTTACCCAGAAAAAGAATTGGTAAGTGTGGAGTCTAAAGAAATTTATGAAATTCCTGCAAAACCTTTAGAAGTAGAATTAGAAGAATTGAATGGAAATAATATTTCTGACTATAATACAAATATACTTTCTATTCAGCAACAACAAGATGATGTTCTGAATATTGAATCTATTTTAGGAAAATATATTGTACAAACTCAAAATTTTGGAAAGGTAATTATTAGAGAACAAAATTCAGTTGCTGCATTGGAAGTAATGAGTCGTTTTGCTGCGAATCCAAAATGGCTTATTCATCTTCCTCCTACGATGTCGCCACCAGAAGCGAGCAAAGAAGTTGGTTTTTTAGAACATCCAAAAGAAGTTTTTGATTATTACCATAAAAAAGGAATTCGTAAAGTAGTTTGTCAAGAAAAACACATGGGTTCTCGTGCTTTGGCTATTGTTTGCAAAAATGATGAAGTAGCTATTTCTCATTTTGGTCTTTCAAAGCCTGCAAAAGGAATTATTTATACTCGTACAGGAAGACATTTTTTTAATGACGAATCTCATGAAAATGCTTTTTTAGATGAAATTCATAACGCTTTGACAAAATCTAATTTTTGGGAAAGACATGATACAGAATGGGTTTGCTTAGATGGCGAACTGTTACCTTGGAGTGCAAAAGCAAAAGAACTTATCATTCGTCAGTATGCAGCCGTCGGAAGTGCTGCCAGTCTAGGAATTAGTGGTGCGATTGATGCTTTAAAACGAGCAAAAAAACGAGGTTTAGAGGTAGACAGCATAGAAAAAACTTTTGAAACCCGTCAAAATCAAATCCAAAAATATATTGAATCATATAGAAATTATTGTAGAGAAACCAACGGAATTGAAGGATTAGTTTTTGCGCCTTTTCATATTTTGGCTACCAATAACTCTACTTATTTTGACAAGTCACACGATTGGCACTTAAACGAAATTGGTGCTTTTTGTAAAGAAAACCCTACGTATTTACAAGTTACAAATCATTTGTTTGTAGATTTGGACAATGACGAAGAAAAACAAAAAGCGATTGATTGGTGGCTTTCTCTCACTCAAAAAGGAGGAGAAGGAATGGTCGTAAAACCGATTGATTATCTAAACAAATACAAAGGAAAACTCATTCAGCCAGCCATAAAATGCAGAGGAAGTGAATATTTACGAATTATTTATGGTGCAGAGTACGATACAGCTGAAAATTTAGAACAACTCAAAAATCGTTTTATAAAGAAAAAACGAGAATTAGCTATTGATGAACTTTCTCTAGGAATAGAATCTTTAGAACGGTTTATCAAAAAAGAACCATTAAGAAATATTCATCAATGTGTTTTTGGAATTTTGGCACTAGAAAGTGAAGGTGTTGATCCTCGTTTGTAA
- a CDS encoding DUF1569 domain-containing protein: protein MFFKKQLSELESYIPQLEKTNSKITHSNIGWQIDHSLRVIRGIAWQLEESNPNEFASKFSIQKSFILLTGYIPRGKAKAPKAVQNENEITEESIRDFLEKTKSQVDKIDNLDKNSHFSHPYFGKLNKKEAIRFIEIHTEHHLKIIRDILQ, encoded by the coding sequence ATGTTTTTCAAAAAACAACTTTCTGAGCTTGAATCTTATATTCCTCAATTGGAAAAAACAAATTCAAAAATTACACATTCAAATATTGGTTGGCAAATTGACCATTCTTTGCGTGTCATTCGTGGGATTGCTTGGCAATTGGAAGAATCAAATCCAAATGAATTTGCAAGTAAATTTAGTATTCAAAAATCCTTTATTTTGCTTACAGGTTATATTCCTAGAGGAAAAGCAAAAGCTCCAAAGGCTGTACAAAATGAAAATGAAATTACAGAGGAATCAATCAGAGATTTTTTAGAAAAAACAAAATCACAAGTAGATAAAATAGATAATTTGGATAAAAACAGCCATTTTTCACACCCCTATTTTGGAAAACTAAATAAAAAAGAGGCAATTCGTTTTATTGAAATTCATACTGAACATCATTTAAAGATTATTCGTGATATACTTCAATAA
- a CDS encoding penicillin-binding protein 1A — protein sequence MLNKSLFIKIAKITWALFGVGLFFIALWIVAIQDDFGGYFGGMPDLKELENPNSNVASEIYSADGILMGKYYRENRTPVPLDEISPNVVNALIATEDIRFREHSGIDLISLMRVFRGIITFHLDGGGSTISQQLAKNLFNTRTKQYNGTWTTPDNSKILRMGIIKFKEWMLSVKLERSYTKDEILYWYLNTVDFGRNAFGIKVAAKTYFDREPIDLTLPEAATLVGMLKAPTAYNAIGNPERSKFRRNVVFKQMEKYKYITPEERTVLKEEPMVTNENFSEVDAHHNGLAPYLRTVVRNKVMRWCKDNDYDLFSDGLRIYTTIDSRMQKHAEGAVKEHMKELQGNFFDQWKGKNPWRDEYGKEIEGFLEKATRQTERYRLTKIKYDGDSTLIAQEMAKQMNESIKMKVFDWNSKGYEKDSVMTPLDSIKYYKHFMHIGMMVMDPHSGQIKAWVGGINHKHFQFDHVQQGRRQPGSTFKPIVYATAISEKKFHPCFQVTDVPKTFNLESGGTWTARNSGGYTGQTMTLRQGLARSVNTIAAYLIGELGEKEGANKVIKLARRMGIEAPLNPVPSLALGSSEVSVYEMVGAYSTFNNEGEWTEPIFITRIEDKNGRVLRYFSSKTKPALSKDDAATMMYMLMGAGEERGGTALGLWKYKFRKAGVQIAGKTGTTQNYSDGWFMGMTKNLVVGTWVGGDDRSIHFNNFAYGQGSRMAMPAYGMFMDSLYMDSTITDYVNPKEKLVDKSKLSIETDCGKYNRSDIDTLGRNLMPVRGKLEDDIM from the coding sequence ATGTTAAATAAATCCTTATTCATAAAAATAGCAAAAATCACTTGGGCACTCTTTGGAGTAGGACTATTTTTTATTGCCCTGTGGATTGTGGCAATTCAGGACGATTTTGGTGGTTATTTTGGTGGAATGCCTGACCTTAAAGAACTTGAAAACCCAAATAGTAATGTCGCTTCCGAAATATACTCAGCAGATGGGATATTAATGGGAAAATATTATAGAGAAAACAGAACACCTGTGCCTCTTGATGAAATTTCTCCAAACGTAGTAAATGCCTTAATAGCAACAGAAGATATTCGTTTTAGAGAACATTCTGGAATAGACTTAATTAGTTTGATGCGTGTTTTTAGAGGAATTATTACTTTCCACCTTGATGGTGGAGGAAGTACAATCTCTCAACAGCTTGCTAAAAATTTATTTAATACTCGTACCAAACAATATAATGGAACTTGGACAACTCCCGATAATAGCAAAATTTTGCGTATGGGAATCATCAAGTTTAAGGAATGGATGCTTTCAGTAAAATTAGAACGTTCTTATACAAAAGATGAAATTCTTTATTGGTATCTCAATACAGTTGATTTTGGTAGAAATGCCTTTGGAATAAAAGTGGCTGCAAAGACCTATTTTGATAGAGAACCTATAGATTTGACTTTGCCAGAAGCTGCTACACTTGTCGGAATGCTCAAAGCACCTACTGCTTATAACGCTATCGGAAATCCTGAAAGGTCTAAATTTCGTAGAAATGTTGTTTTCAAACAGATGGAAAAATATAAATATATTACTCCAGAAGAGCGAACTGTTTTGAAAGAAGAACCAATGGTAACCAATGAAAATTTTAGTGAAGTAGATGCACATCACAATGGATTAGCCCCTTATTTAAGAACTGTTGTAAGAAATAAAGTAATGAGATGGTGTAAGGATAATGACTATGATTTATTTTCTGATGGACTTCGAATCTATACTACCATTGATTCAAGAATGCAGAAACATGCAGAAGGTGCTGTAAAAGAACACATGAAAGAATTACAAGGTAATTTTTTCGATCAATGGAAAGGCAAAAATCCTTGGAGAGATGAGTACGGAAAAGAAATTGAAGGATTTTTAGAAAAAGCTACAAGACAAACTGAGCGTTACCGTCTTACAAAAATAAAATATGATGGAGATTCTACTTTGATAGCTCAAGAGATGGCAAAACAAATGAATGAATCTATCAAAATGAAGGTTTTTGACTGGAATAGTAAAGGATATGAAAAAGATTCTGTCATGACTCCTTTAGATTCTATCAAATATTACAAACATTTCATGCATATCGGTATGATGGTAATGGACCCTCACTCAGGACAAATAAAAGCATGGGTAGGAGGAATTAATCACAAACATTTCCAGTTTGACCATGTGCAACAAGGAAGAAGACAACCTGGTTCTACATTCAAACCTATCGTTTATGCGACAGCTATTTCTGAGAAAAAATTTCATCCTTGTTTTCAAGTTACTGATGTTCCAAAAACATTTAACTTAGAATCTGGTGGCACTTGGACAGCAAGAAATAGTGGTGGTTATACAGGTCAAACCATGACACTTCGCCAAGGTCTTGCACGCTCTGTGAATACTATTGCAGCTTACTTAATTGGAGAATTAGGAGAAAAAGAAGGCGCAAATAAAGTAATCAAATTAGCTCGTAGAATGGGGATAGAAGCTCCTTTAAATCCAGTTCCTTCATTAGCTTTAGGTTCAAGTGAAGTTTCTGTTTATGAAATGGTGGGAGCATATAGTACTTTTAATAATGAAGGAGAATGGACAGAACCAATCTTTATTACTCGTATAGAAGACAAAAATGGACGTGTACTTCGTTATTTTTCTTCCAAAACAAAACCAGCACTTTCAAAAGATGATGCTGCTACCATGATGTATATGCTTATGGGTGCAGGTGAAGAACGAGGAGGAACAGCTCTAGGGCTTTGGAAATATAAATTTAGAAAAGCAGGTGTACAAATAGCTGGAAAAACAGGAACAACTCAAAATTATTCAGATGGTTGGTTTATGGGAATGACCAAAAATTTAGTAGTCGGAACATGGGTAGGTGGAGATGATAGAAGTATTCACTTCAATAATTTTGCTTATGGACAAGGTTCAAGAATGGCAATGCCTGCCTATGGAATGTTTATGGATTCTTTATATATGGATTCTACCATTACAGATTATGTAAATCCAAAAGAAAAATTAGTTGATAAATCAAAACTTTCTATTGAAACAGATTGTGGCAAGTATAATCGTTCAGACATCGATACATTAGGAAGAAATTTGATGCCAGTTAGAGGAAAACTAGAAGATGATATTATGTAA
- a CDS encoding DoxX family protein: MKKYKIAYWISTGLMTAIMLMSAGMYIFNHAQVSKAFLNLGYPVYIIYPLAIAKLFGLVAIWSNKSKAIKEWAYAGFFFDFVLAFSAHMMVDDGGFGTAAIALTLFVVSYSTWKKTEAKS, encoded by the coding sequence ATGAAAAAATATAAAATTGCATATTGGATAAGTACAGGTCTTATGACAGCTATAATGTTGATGTCAGCAGGAATGTATATTTTTAATCATGCACAAGTTAGCAAAGCATTTCTAAATTTGGGTTATCCTGTTTATATTATTTATCCATTGGCTATTGCCAAATTATTTGGTTTGGTTGCTATTTGGTCAAATAAATCTAAAGCAATAAAAGAATGGGCTTATGCTGGCTTTTTTTTCGATTTTGTACTGGCTTTTTCTGCGCATATGATGGTAGATGATGGAGGGTTTGGTACAGCAGCCATAGCCTTGACTTTATTTGTTGTTTCTTATTCTACTTGGAAAAAAACTGAAGCTAAAAGCTAA
- a CDS encoding alpha/beta hydrolase produces the protein MKKHILSFVFILFSQFIIFQSIAQEKQVFPFGVIEEIDSKELEEKRTLNIYLPQGYHLDSANVYPVIYVLDGSQYEDFPHIAGLVQFMNMYEILPKSIVVGISNLGKSRYKDFTYPSDDKQDLKDISDNGGSEKFIGYLENEVIPLMEKSYKISSHRTIIGQSLGGLLATEILFKKPYLFDDYVIVSPSLWWDNQKMVKKADNFLENLSKNTTELKKENPNYERKIFVSLGKEHPVMHKVADKLVDSIKKLEETKNGIITLFYEPILKENHATILHLAVYKAFENFYKKGKKKK, from the coding sequence ATGAAAAAGCATATTTTATCATTTGTATTTATTTTATTTTCTCAATTCATTATTTTTCAATCTATTGCCCAAGAAAAACAAGTATTTCCTTTTGGTGTAATTGAAGAAATTGATTCTAAAGAATTAGAAGAAAAAAGAACACTTAATATTTATCTTCCACAGGGTTATCATCTAGACTCTGCAAATGTTTATCCAGTTATTTATGTTCTTGATGGTTCTCAATATGAAGATTTTCCACATATTGCAGGTTTAGTACAGTTTATGAATATGTATGAAATTTTACCCAAATCTATTGTAGTTGGAATTTCAAATTTAGGAAAATCAAGATATAAAGATTTCACCTATCCAAGTGATGACAAACAAGATTTAAAAGATATTTCAGATAATGGAGGTTCTGAAAAATTTATTGGTTATTTAGAAAATGAAGTAATTCCTTTGATGGAAAAAAGCTACAAAATATCTTCTCATAGAACTATTATTGGTCAATCTTTAGGAGGACTTTTGGCAACAGAAATTTTATTCAAAAAGCCTTATTTGTTTGATGATTATGTAATTGTAAGTCCGTCGCTTTGGTGGGATAATCAAAAAATGGTAAAAAAAGCTGATAATTTTTTAGAAAACCTATCAAAGAATACAACTGAACTCAAAAAAGAAAACCCTAATTATGAGAGAAAAATATTTGTTTCCCTAGGCAAAGAACACCCAGTTATGCACAAAGTAGCTGATAAGTTAGTTGATTCAATCAAAAAATTAGAAGAAACCAAAAATGGAATAATTACTCTTTTTTATGAACCAATTTTGAAAGAAAATCATGCTACTATTTTACATTTAGCTGTTTATAAAGCCTTTGAAAATTTTTATAAGAAAGGTAAAAAGAAGAAATAG
- the rsmI gene encoding 16S rRNA (cytidine(1402)-2'-O)-methyltransferase, translating into MENTENNIEESEERNENQTSLYLVPTPIGNLGDITLRALETLKKVDLILAEDTRKTGVLLKHYEIKQPLQSYHAHNEHHTVQKWIEQMQQGSVFALVSDAGTPAISDPGFLLVREALKANLSIECLTGATAFVPALVKSGLPSERFCFEGFLPHKKGRKTLLDALAEEKRTFILYESPHRLIKTLTQLAEVCGNDRNASVSRELTKVYEETKNGTLEEIINYFSTKGKVKGEFVIVVEGKSKPVKTNKY; encoded by the coding sequence ATGGAAAATACAGAAAACAATATAGAAGAAAGTGAAGAAAGAAATGAAAATCAAACTTCACTTTATCTTGTTCCGACACCCATCGGAAATTTAGGAGATATTACATTGAGAGCCTTAGAAACACTCAAAAAAGTAGATTTAATCTTAGCAGAAGATACACGCAAAACAGGTGTTTTATTGAAACATTATGAAATAAAACAGCCTTTACAGAGTTATCACGCTCATAATGAACACCATACTGTTCAAAAATGGATAGAACAAATGCAGCAAGGAAGTGTTTTTGCTCTTGTTTCTGATGCTGGAACACCAGCTATTTCTGACCCTGGATTTTTGCTTGTTCGTGAAGCCTTGAAAGCAAATTTATCTATTGAATGCTTGACTGGTGCAACTGCTTTTGTTCCTGCTCTTGTAAAATCAGGTTTGCCAAGTGAGCGTTTTTGTTTTGAAGGATTTTTGCCTCACAAAAAAGGTAGAAAAACACTTTTAGATGCTTTAGCAGAAGAAAAACGAACTTTTATTTTATACGAATCTCCTCACCGACTTATCAAAACGCTTACACAACTTGCTGAAGTTTGTGGAAATGATAGAAATGCGTCTGTTTCTCGTGAGCTTACAAAAGTCTATGAAGAAACCAAAAACGGAACTTTGGAAGAAATAATAAATTATTTTTCTACTAAAGGAAAAGTAAAAGGTGAATTTGTGATTGTGGTAGAAGGCAAATCAAAGCCTGTAAAGACAAATAAATACTAA
- a CDS encoding amidohydrolase has translation MSSTLSSCSSKETVDLIVHNAKVYTVDSDFSEQEAFAIRDGKFIETGKSKDILKKYTSARILDAQKKYILPGLIDAHAHLYWLGQKLEEADVSKAKSFDEVITILQKYREANPNKKWIKGYGWNQNNWNPAILPTKELLDEAFPDVPVFIKRIDEHVALVNQKALSETHINQYSKMPKGGSLGFYEKEGEEGKINKEKGLKGINGLLYETAINLATNKMPSLTDEELKRAFQGAEKACFKNGVTSVSDALMDKKMFLFLDSMHREESLKLRIYAMIDPTEENQDYFLKKGIIKTDRLHAGALKLFADGTLGSYGAAMLESYSDSASAYGAMWRSTDEYRELIKKFADKGFQVNTHCIGDSANRIFLDLYGEFLGTEENKNKDLRWRIEHAQVIHPNDLEKFKKFKIIPSVQPTHAISDMPWVETRLGKNRIQTAYIYKKLYEQNNIIAFGTDFPIESVNPFATFHAAVARKDGLGNPSEGFQMENAVSREVALKAMTIWAAHAAFEENEKGSIEAGKFADFILIDTDIMKIDDKLLRNTLVLQTYVNGEMVYISN, from the coding sequence ATGTCTAGTACTCTTTCGTCTTGTTCTTCCAAAGAAACTGTTGATTTGATTGTCCATAATGCCAAAGTTTATACTGTTGATAGTGATTTTTCAGAACAAGAAGCCTTTGCAATTCGTGATGGAAAATTTATAGAAACAGGAAAAAGTAAAGATATTCTAAAAAAATATACAAGTGCAAGAATTCTTGATGCTCAAAAAAAATATATTCTACCAGGGCTTATTGATGCACACGCTCATTTGTATTGGTTGGGTCAAAAATTAGAAGAAGCTGATGTAAGCAAAGCCAAATCATTTGATGAGGTAATCACAATTTTACAAAAATATAGAGAAGCAAATCCAAATAAAAAATGGATAAAAGGATATGGTTGGAATCAAAATAATTGGAATCCTGCCATTTTGCCTACAAAAGAATTATTAGATGAAGCCTTTCCTGATGTTCCAGTTTTTATAAAAAGAATTGATGAACATGTTGCTTTGGTCAATCAAAAAGCATTATCAGAAACGCATATCAATCAATATTCTAAAATGCCAAAAGGAGGTTCTTTAGGATTTTATGAAAAAGAAGGCGAAGAAGGAAAAATTAATAAAGAGAAAGGATTAAAAGGAATAAATGGTCTTCTGTATGAAACAGCTATTAATTTGGCAACCAATAAAATGCCTTCTCTGACAGATGAAGAGCTAAAAAGAGCATTTCAGGGAGCAGAAAAAGCCTGTTTTAAAAATGGGGTAACTTCAGTATCTGATGCACTAATGGACAAAAAAATGTTTCTATTTTTGGACAGTATGCACCGTGAAGAATCTTTAAAATTGCGTATTTATGCAATGATTGACCCAACAGAAGAAAATCAAGATTATTTTTTAAAAAAAGGAATTATCAAAACCGACCGTTTGCATGCAGGAGCTTTAAAACTTTTTGCTGATGGAACGTTGGGTTCTTATGGCGCTGCTATGTTGGAATCTTATTCGGATAGTGCATCTGCTTATGGTGCAATGTGGAGAAGTACAGATGAATATAGAGAGCTTATCAAAAAATTTGCTGATAAAGGTTTTCAAGTAAATACACATTGTATTGGTGACTCTGCTAACCGTATTTTTTTAGATTTGTATGGTGAGTTTTTGGGAACAGAAGAAAACAAAAATAAGGACTTGCGCTGGCGAATTGAACACGCTCAAGTGATTCATCCAAATGATTTAGAAAAGTTCAAAAAATTCAAAATTATTCCTTCTGTGCAACCTACACACGCTATTTCAGATATGCCTTGGGTAGAAACTCGCTTAGGAAAAAATCGTATTCAGACTGCTTATATTTACAAAAAACTTTATGAACAAAATAATATAATAGCCTTTGGAACAGATTTTCCAATAGAATCAGTCAATCCATTTGCAACCTTTCATGCAGCCGTTGCAAGAAAAGATGGCTTAGGAAATCCAAGTGAAGGTTTTCAAATGGAGAATGCTGTTAGTCGTGAAGTTGCATTAAAAGCCATGACAATTTGGGCAGCTCATGCAGCCTTTGAAGAAAATGAAAAAGGAAGTATTGAGGCTGGAAAATTTGCCGATTTTATTCTTATTGATACTGATATTATGAAAATAGATGACAAACTTTTGCGAAATACACTCGTTTTACAAACTTATGTAAATGGCGAAATGGTTTATATTAGCAACTAA